A genome region from Anastrepha obliqua isolate idAnaObli1 chromosome 4, idAnaObli1_1.0, whole genome shotgun sequence includes the following:
- the LOC129245057 gene encoding putative inorganic phosphate cotransporter produces the protein MATNPGYAIEPNSKFKAKIIGYRHLQCLLLFLGFCLICAMRVNLSIAIVAMMDKQAANPDFPEYDWSEQTKSHVLSSFFCGYILLQIPAGAWARRYGGRLLLLLNISLTSILALLTPLSVSLGNWPLLCALRFGQGLLQGVMLPTVATIMSKWAPVEERSAMQTFTYAGAQLGIVLMLATSGGLCSSRWGWPSTFYLPGALGLLWTALWFVFGASTPRDCKHISAEERAMIEESLGCDKDKQLEKSETSHPVPWKCIFTSKRFLVTLLNHCANDWCFWTLLTQIPSYIKSVLGKDINSNALLSSLPYLSMFGLSLVLCPIASWLEKSKLLNTTVSRKLFNTFGLWIQAVTLVTLGYLRQDQGDLAIALLITTVASSTSVHFGYAVNHLDLAPNLAGTILGIANCGASMMGIIAPLVVGYVVTDAENVHQWRIIFSLAGGISFVGNLFFLIFGTAKVQHWNERPRALNEAEQLEELVGEMSQPTKSIEEDSGIDAEKTHVDQSV, from the exons atggcgACAAATCCAGGATATGCCATTGAACCGAATAGCAAATTCAAGGCTAAGATCATCGGCTATCGTCACCTGCAATGCCTGCTGCTTTTCCTGGGATTCTGCTTGATTTGTGCAATGCGCGTCAACCTCTCAATCGCCATTGTGGCTATGATGGATAAGCAAGCTGCAAATCCAGATTTTCCT GAATACGACTGGTCAGAACAAACAAAATCGCATGTACTCAGCAGTTTCTTCTGTGgttatattttgctgcagattcCCGCTGGCGCTTGGGCACGACGGTATGGCGGTCGCTTGCTGCTATTATTGAATATCAGCCTTACCAGCATATTGGCGCTGTTAACACCGCTTAGTGTTAGTCTTGGTAACTGGCCTTTGCTATGCGCGTTACGATTTGGCCAAGGCCTTTTACAAGGTGTCATGCTACCAACTGTTGCAACTATAATGTCCAAATGGGCGCCTGTTGAGGAGCGTAGCGCAATGCAGACTTTTACCTATGCTGGAGCTCAGTTGGGTATAGTGCTCATGTTGGCCACAAGCGGCGGTCTGTGCTCCTCGCGTTGGGGTTGGCCAAGCACATTCTATCTACCCGGTGCACTGGGCTTACTATGGACTGCGCTTTGGTTTGTATTTGGTGCGAGTACGCCGCGTGATTGTAAGCACATTTCAGCGGAAGAACGTGCCATGATTGAGGAATCATTGGGTTGTGATAAGGATAAGCAATTGGAGAAAAGTGAAACAAGTCACCCCGTACCATGGAAATGCATTTTTACATCGAAACGGTTTTTAGTGACTTTATTAAATCATTGCGCCAACGATTGGTGCTTTTGGACATTGCTCACTCAAATACCATCCTACATCAAAAGTGTGCTTGGCAAGGATATCAATAGCAATGCATTGCTTTCTTCATTGCCATACCTGTCAATGTTCGGCCTATCGCTTGTGCTTTGCCCCATAGCGAGTTGGTTAGAAAAGTCTAAACTTTTGAATACAACAGTTAGTCGAAAGCTATTCAATACGTTCGGTCTATGGATACAGGCCGTAACACTTGTGACTTTGGGTTATTTGCGCCAAGATCAAGGCGATTTAGCAATTGCTTTATTAATAACAACTGTTGCTAGTAGCACTAGCGTGCACTTTGGCTATGCAGTAAATCATCTGGACTTAGCGCCGAATCTCGCTGGCACTATACTGGGCATTGCCAACTGTGGCGCCAGCATGATGGGCATCATAGCGCCACTGGTTGTGGGTTACGTTGTCACAGATGCG GAAAATGTCCACCAATGGCGCATAATTTTCTCTCTCGCTGGAGGCATCAGTTTTGTTGGTAATctgtttttcttgatttttggtACAGCTAAGGTGCAACATTGGAACGAACGACCTCGCGCACTTAATGAAGCTGAACAATTAGAGGAGCTGGTTGGCGAAATGAGCCAGCCGACTAAGTCTATTGAAGAGGATAGTGGTATCGATGCTGAGAAAACACATGTTGACCAAAGTGTGTGA